The stretch of DNA TGCAGCGATGTCTTCGGGCGAGCCGTACTGACCCAGCGCGATCCGCTGCCGCTGGCCTTCCGCGCCCGCGCCTGTGGCCGGGTTCATGTCCGTATCGGTCGGCCCCGGATGAACGATGTTGACCGTCGTTCCGTTGCTGCCGAGATCTCGAGCCAACCCCTTCGTTAGTCCAACCAAGGCAGCCTTCGTCATTGCATAGACGGCGAGGCCCGGACCGGGCACCTGGCTGGCAAGACAGCTGCCGATATTGATGATTCGGCTTTTCGGCCCGAGATGGGGAATGGCGGCACGGCTCGCAAGCACCACAGCTCTGACATTGACGGCGAGACTGCGTTCTATGCCTTCGACGGACAGTTCCTCAAGCCGGCCAACTTCGAGAATCCCGGCATTGTTGACCAATATGTCGAGCCCGCCGAGCTGCGCCACCGCCGCGGACACCATATCCTCGGCCGCTCGGCTGTCGGCACTGTCCGCAGCGATCGCGACGGCCCGCCGCCCTGTCGCACGGATCTCCTCAACCACCCGCTTCGCGGCTTCGGCCGAACGCTGATAGGTGATGGCGACATCGGCACCTTCCGCAGCCAGCCGTCGCGCGATCGCCGCGCCGATTCCACGGCTCCCGCCGGTGACGAGTGCCCGTTTGCCCTGAAGTTTGCTCATGGTCGAGTCCTTTTGTATTGATCGCTAAAAAATGTCTACGAGTCATTGCGGGCATGGTCAAGGGCATTTATGTATTGATCGATAAAATAGAGGTGGGCATGCGAACAGGACGGCCGCGCAGTTTCGACCGGGATCGTGCATTGGCAACCGCAATGGAGATTTTCTGGCGGAAGGGGTTTGCCGCAACCTCCATCGCGGATCTATGCGCTGCGCTGGCGATCGCACCGCCGAGCCTCTATGCCGCATTCGGCAGCAAGGAGAGCCTCTATGAGGAATGCATCTCCCATTACATGAACAACCTCGCGCCGCGGGTTTGGCACGGGTTCGACAAGGCAGCGACTGCCCGCGAAGCCATTGAGGCGCTTCTCTGTCAATCCGCCGATGTGTTGCCCGCAGCAGATAAGCCGGGCGGATGCATGGTCACCTTGTCGAACCCGGGCGGCGAAGGAAGCGAGAGGCTTGGCCAGTTCCTTGAGGATGCGAGGCGTCAAAGCCTTGAGCTCGTCGAGAGGAGGATCAGGCAAGCGATCGCCACGGGAGAGATCAGCAGCCGCGCAGACCCGGCCACGATGGCACGCTATTTTCTAAGCGTCCAGCAAGGCATGTCCATCCAGGCACGCGACGGCTCGACGGCCGAAGAGCTGCGTGCCGTGGCCTGTGCTGCGATGAAGGCATGGCCCGCCCTTGCCCATGGCGACGAAGGCGAAGAGCAGGGGCCAAAGGCGCCGCTCACAGGGCGGTGACGACCAACGGCCGGCCTGACGAAAGGCGAGTGCGGCTTATGCCAGGTGGGAGAAAGCTGGTGCCGGCAGCAGGGCTCGAACCCGCGACCCCCTGATTACAAATCAGGTGCTCTACCTGCTGAGCTATGCCGGCCTCAAACTGAGCCTAGTGCGCAAACTCAGCGAAACCGTGACAGTCCGCTGAACATGTGCTGCGCTGCCGCGATCAATCTCGTAAGCGGCAGGGCGGTGTCAAGCCAAATTAGGAGCATTGCCTTAAGGCCGCGCTGTTTGGGCGATATAGAGCGCGATCGCCGCAGCGGTCGAGACGTTGAGGCTCACGATTCGCCCCGGCAGCGAGATCCGGGCCAGGAGATCGCAGCGCTCGCGGGTCAATCGGCGCAATCCCTTGCCCTCCGCCCCAAGCACCAGGGCGAGGGGCGGCTGGAGCGGCGCTGTGACCAAGTCGTTGTCTGCCTCGCTGTCGAGGCCGATGACCGTGAAGCCCTTCTCCTTGATAGCTTCGATCGCACGGGCGAGATTGGTCTCCCTGATCACGGCCACATGCTCGAGCCCGCCGCTCGCTGCCTTGGCCAAGGTCGCCGTCATGCCTGGCCCGTGGCGCTCCGTGGTGATCAGCGCGTGAACCCCGAACGCCGCAGCGACCCGCAGGATCGCCCCAAAGTTATGGGGATCGGAGACCTGATCCAGCACCAGAACCACGCCCTCGGCCGGAACATCCTCCAGCAGGACCGAATCGAGCGGCTGCGCCTCGAGCACCAGGCCTTGATGGACGCTGCCGGAACCGGCCAATTGCTCCAAGACATGCGGGGCGACGAGCTCGACCGCCAGTCCGGACGGCAGCTTGCCCTCGAGCCGCTGTAGAGCATTCTGGGTCGCCCAGAGTTTGATCAGGCGACGCCGCGGATTGGCGAGCGCGGCCTCCACCGAATGGCGGCCATAAAGCAAATTCCGCTCCGAAGCGGGAGCTTTTGAGGGGCTTGAGCGATGGGGGCGAGCGGGTTTCATGCCAATCCTATAGGCCAGCTGAGGCCCGTTCACCACCAGCTTGTCCACTGCCTTGGGAACGTTCGCAAAATTCTCCGCGGACCGGGGTTGACAGTGTGGCCGCCCATCTCCATAACACGCCCATTGCTGCCCGGGAAACGGTCCGGGACGGTCTCGTGCGCTCTACGCACGGCAGACATTGGCACGGAGGGGTGCCCGAGTGGTTAAAGGGGACGGACTGTAAATCCGTTGGCTTAGCCTACGTTGGTTCGAATCCAACCCCCTCCACCAACCAATGTCCGCCTGGCGCGTCTCGCTCGCCCTTGCATTGCCTTTGAGGCTGGCGGCGGTCCGGGATGTCGCGCAATCGCCCGGTCCTATCCGGGGTGGTGGTGCGGAACAGCCGCCGCGCCATCTGCCCTGTGGCGCAATATGCGGGTGTAGCTCAATGGTAGAGCAGAAGCCTTCCAAGCTTAAGATGAGGGTTCGATTCCCTTCACCCGCTCCAGTTCGACCAGCGGCTCAGCGGCGTTCCTTCGCCACCTTCGGAGTACAAGGCCCTGTAGGGGCTAGATGGACAAGGACAGTTTGAGATGGCCAAGCAGAAGTTCGATCGTTCGAAGCCGCATGTGAACATTGGGACGATTGGTCATGTTGATCATGGGAAGACGTCTCTGACGGCGGCGATCACGAAGGTTCTGGCGGAGACTGGCGGGGCGACGTTTACGGCCTATGACCAGATTGACAAGGCGCCTGAGGAGAAGGCGCGCGGGATCACGATCTCGACCTCGCATGTGGAATATGAGACGAAGAACCGTCACTATGCGCATGTGGACTGCCCTGGGCACGCGGACTATGTGAAGAACATGATCACGGGTGCGGCGCAGATGGACGGGGCGATCCTGGTTGTGTCGGCTGCTGACGGCCCGATGCCGCAGACGCGCGAGCACATTCTTCTGGCGCGTCAGGTTGGCGTTCCGGCTCTGGTTGTGTTCCTGAACAAGGTTGACCAGGTTGATGATCCCGAGCTTCTGGAGCTCGTGGAGATGGAGGTGCGCGAGCTTCTGTCGAAATACGATTTCCCTGGCGACGACATTCCGGTTGTGTCGGGCTCGGCGCTTGCGGCGCTTGAGGATCGCGATCCCGAGGGGATTGGCCGGGCCTCGGTGCTGAAGCTGATGGAGGCTGTGGATGCCTATATCCCGACGCCAGAGCGTCCGAAGGACCAGCCGTTCCTGATGCCGATCGAGGATGTGTTCTCGATTTCGGGGCGTGGCACGGTGGTGACGGGCCGCATCGAGCGTGGCGTTGTGAAGGTCGGCGAGGAAGTTGAGATCGTCGGCATCAAGGACACGCGCAAGACGACGGTGACGGGCGTGGAGATGTTCCGCAAGCTGCTGGATCAGGGCGAGGCTGGGGACAACATTGGTGCGCTGCTGCGCGGCATCGACCGCGAGATGGTTGAGCGTGGGCAGGTTTTGTGCAAGCCGGGCTCGGTGAAGCCGCACAAGAAGTTCACGGCTGAGGCCTATATCCTGACCAAGGAGGAGGGTGGCCGTCATACGCCATTCTTCACCAACTACCGTCCGCAATTCTATTTCCGGACGACGGATGTGACGGGCGTGGTGACGCTGCCGGAAGGCGTGGAGATGGTGATGCCGGGCGACAACGTGTCGATGAGCGTGGAACTGATCACGCCGATCGCCATGGAAGAGAAGCTGCGCTTCGCCATCCGTGAAGGCGGCCGCACCGTCGGCGCCGGCGTCGTCTCCTCAATCGAAGAGTAAGACACGAAACGGCTGAAGCCGCGGACCAGCCGCGCCTTGGGGCTGGTCTGTCGGCTCAAGCGGTGCTAAGGATGCGCCGGCGGCTGATTTGGTCCCGGGATTGCGCGGGGCCTGAGAAGAGTTTAGGGGTGTAGCTCAGTTGGTAGAGCGGCGGTCTCCAAAACCGCAGGTCGGGGGTTCGAGACCCTCCGCCCCTGCCAGAACAGGATGACGCGATTGGGTGTGGTCGATGAAGGCCAGCCCAGCGCGTGTTCTGTCGTTTGTGGATTTTGATCGAGCACGTCTCGCGTGAGCCAGTGACGCTCCCGAGGCAGCGGAGTGAAGATGGCGAAGACGAATCCATTCCAGTTCGTGCAGCAGGTCCGTGCCGAAATGGCCAAGGTGACCTGGCCGACGCGCAAGGAGACGATGATCACCACGGCGATGGTGATGATCATGGTTGTGTTCGCTTCCCTGTTCTTCCTCCTGGTCGACGAGATCCTGAGCTTTGCCGTTGGCTATGTGCTCGGGATCCGGGCGTGAATAGGGTGCGGAAGAATGGCTAAGCGCTGGTACATCGTTCACACCTATTCGAATTTTGAGAAAAAGGTGGCGGAAACCCTGAAGGAGCAGGCAGCTCAGCAGGGTCTTGAGCATCTTTTCGAGGATATTCTGGTGCCGACTGAGGAAGTCGTCGAGGTCCGCCGTGGCCGCAAGGTGACGAGCGAGCGGCGCTTCTTCCCCGGTTACGTGCTCGTGCGGATGGAAATGACCGATCAGGCCTATCATCTCATCCGCAACATCCCCAAGGTGACTGGGTTCTTGGGCTCCGACAACCGGCCGATCCCCATCTCCAACGCGGAGGCGGAGCGCATCCTTCACCAGGTGAAGGAGGGCGTCGAGCGCCCGCGGCCTTCGGTCATGTTCGAGGTTGGCGAGCAGGTCAAAGTGTCGGATGGTCCCTTCGCCTCCTTCAATGGACTTGTCGAGGAAGTCGACGAGGAACGTTCGCGGCTCAAGGTGGCCGTGTCGATTTTTGGCCGGCCGACGCCGGTCGAACTGGAATTCGGGCAGGTCGAGAAGGTCTGAACGGCCACTCGCTCCCGATACCGGTGGAAGGTCTATGCGGCGCGCCTGCCTGCGGGTCGCTCAACTCTTGAAGACCGCACCACCACCCTCTGAAAGCTGACTGTCGGCCGCGCCGACCAAGAGGACGAAATGGCAAAGAAGATTACCGGATATGTAAAGCTGCAGGTTCCTGCAGCCTCGGCGACCCCGTCGCCCCCGATTGGACCCGCGCTCGGTCAGCGCGGCCTCAACATTATGGAATTCTGCAAGGCCTTCAACGCCGCCACGCAGGATCTCGAGAAGGGTGCGCCTTGCCCGACCGTCATCACGGTCTATCAGGACAAGTCCTTCACGTTCGAGATCAAGACGCCGCCGGCCAGCTACCTGCTGCGCCAGGCCGCCAAGGTCGCCAAGGGTTCGAAGGAAGCAGGCCGCACCACCGTTGGTTCCGTCACCATGGACCAGGTGCGCCAGATCGCCCAGACCAAGCTGAAGGATCTGAACGCGCGCGATCTCGACCAGGCCGCGAAGATCATCGCGGGTTCCGCCCGCTCCATGGGCCTGCAGGTGGTGGAGTAAGACATGGCCAAGATTGCCAAGCGCATTGCCAAGATCAACGAGGGCATCGATCGCAACCGGGCCTATGAGCTCAACGAGGCGCTGAAGCTTCTGAAGGAGCGTGCGGTCGCCAAGTTCGACGAGACGATCGAGATTGCCTTGAATCTCGGTGTTGATCCCCGCCATGCGGACCAGATGGTCCGCGGCGTCTGTCAGCTGCCGAACGGCTCGGGCCGCGATGTTCGCGTCGCCGTCTTTGCCCGTGGGGAAAAGGCCGATCAGGCCAAGGCTGCGGGCGCCGAGATCGTTGGAGCCGAGGACCTGGTCGAGCGCATTCAGGCCGGGAATGTCGATTTCGACCGCTGCATCGCGACCCCGGACATGATGCCGCTTGTTGGCCGTCTCGGTAAGGTTTTGGGCCCGCGCGGCCTGATGCCGAACCCGAAGGTCGGCACCGTGACCCCCGACGTTGCCGCAGCCGTCAAGGCAGCCAAGGGCGGCGCGGTCGAGTTCAAGGTGGAGAAGGCGGGCATCGTCCATGGCGGTGTGGGTAAGGCGAGCTTCACGGAAGACGCGTTGGTCGGCAATATCCGCGCCTTTGTCGACGCGGTCGTGAAGGCCAAGCCTGCGGGCGCCAAGGGCACCTATCTCAAGAAGGTCTCGCTGAGCTCGACAATGGGCCCAGGCGTCAAGGTTGACCTTGCCAGCCTTACGGTCTCGGCGTAATAAAGCGGGTTCGTTTACAAGATTCGCTTGAATTGGTCGGGCGTCGCACCGATCTATTGAAGCGTTTGGTCCGATTCGGCGACGCTTGTCGGCGTCGCCGTTCCATCGGGCCGAAGTCCTGTCCGAGATTGCAGGTGCGGGGTTAAGTCCCGCTTAATGATTTTGCCTGCATGAGACGGGGAATGGGTTAATCGGCGGATCAGGTCGCATCGGTGATGCAGCCTCGTCCTCGATTGGTTCGAACCTCGGTTTCGCGGCACTCTCCCTCAAGGAGGCGTGGCGGGGCAGGCAGTGAGCGCCACTGGTGGCGGTCATCAGCCTAATCGAGGGTGGTGGTCTGCTCGCTGGTGGCATGGAGTGGGCGCGCGGCGTTCCCGTTGGAGCGAAGCGCACACGAGGAGAGAGCAAGTGGATAGAGCTGAAAAGCAAGAGCTCATCAACACGCTCAACCAGGTGTTCCAGACCACCGGCGTCGTCGTGGTGGTTGGCTACCAGGGCCTGACCGCGGCGCAGATGAATGCCCTGCGCGGCAACATGGCCGAGGCCGATGCGACCTTCAAGGTCGCGAAGAATCGCCTGGTCAAGCTTGCTCTTGATGGCACGGAATCGGACGGCATCAAGGACCTGTTCAAGGGTCCGACCGCCGTGGCCTATTCGGCCGATCCGATCGCCGCGCCAAAGGCATTGGTCGCCTACGCCAAAGCGAATGAGAAGCTGGTGATCTTAGGGGGTGCCCTGGGGTCGCGAGTTCTCGATGCCGATGGCGTGAAGGCTTTGGCTGAACTGCCGTCTCTCGACGAGTTGAGAGGCAAGCTGATCGGCCTCATCCAGGCTCCCGCCAGCCGTATCGCCAGCGTGCTCCAGGCACCTGGTGGTCAGCTTGCGCGAGTTCTGAATGCCTATGCCACCAAGGGCGAGGCCGCCTGACGGCCGTCTTATGGGTACTGGTTCGAACCGATTGAGAGAAAGTGAAAGAAATGGCTGATCTGTCGAAGATTGTTGACGAGCTGTCGAGCCTGACGGTTCTCGAGGCTGCCGAGCTGTCGAAGCTCCTGGAAGAGAAGTGGGGCGTTTCCGCCGCTGCGCCGGTCGCGGTTGCAGCTGTTGGCGGTGGCGCTGCAGGTGCTGCAGCGCCTGCTGAGGAGCAGACCGAGTTCACGGTCATGCTGAACTCTGCTGGCGACAAGAAGATCAACGTGATCAAGGTCGTCCGCGAGATCACCTCGCTGGGCCTCAAGGAGGCGAAGGACCTGGTCGAAGGCGCGCCGAAGCCGGTTAAGGAAGGCGTGTCCAAGGCCGAGGGCGAGGATATCAAGAAGAAGCTGGAAGAGGCTGGCGCAACGGTTGAGCTTAAATAGTTTCTTTCGGGCTCGGGAAAGGGCTGCCTCCGCGGCCCTTTCTCGTGGCCTCAATAAGCTGAATATTCCCGACGGTTTTCCAGGCAGCCGCCGCGTAGGGCTGCCCGGAAAGCCGTTTAAAGCGTTGAATGATGCGCTCACGAAGGAGCCGAAATGACTCAGACTTTCACCGGTCGCAGGCGGGTCCGCAAATTCTTTGGCCGTATGCAAGAAGTTGCGGAAATGCCGAACCTCATCGAGGTTCAGAAGGAATCCTATCGTCAGTTCCTTCAGGTGGATGAGCCGGCAGGTGGACGTGAGGATACCGGTCTGCAGGCCGTGTTCAAGTCCGTATTCCCCATCAGCGATTTTTCTGGGCAGGCGATGCTGGAATTCGTGCGTTACGAGTTCGAGCCGCCCAAATATGATGTGGATGAATGCCAGCAGCGTGGCATGACCTTCGCGGCGCCGCTCAAGGTCACCCTGCGTCTCATCGTTTTTGAGATTGATGATGAGACGGGCGCGAAATCGGTCAAGGACATCAAGGAGCAGGATGTCTATATGGGCGATATGCCCTTCATGACCGATAACGGCACATTCGTCGTCAACGGCACCGAGCGCGTCATTGTCTCCCAGATGCACCGCTCGCCAGGCGTGTTCTTCGACCATGACCGCGGCAAGACCCATTCGAGCGGCAAGCTGCTGTTCGCCGGCCGTATCATCCCCTATCGCGGCTCGTGGCTCGATTTCGAGTTCGACGCCAAGGACATCGTCTATGTCCGGATCGACCGCCGCCGCAAGCTGCCGGTGACGACGCTGTTCTATGCGCTCGGCCTCGATGGCGAGGAGATCCTCCACTATTTCTACGACACGGTAACCTATACCCGCACCGATGAGGGCTGGCGCACGCCATTTGATCCCAAGCGCTATCGCGGCGTGAAGCCGGAGCGTGACCTGATCAATGCGGCAACTGGCGAGGTGGCGGTCGAGGCTGGCCGCAAGATCACCCCACGCCTTGCCCGCAAGCTGGCGGAAGAGGGCCTGACCGAGCTGCTCGTGCGCAACGAGGACCTTTACGGTGCCTATGTCGCCGATGAGCTGGTCAATCCCGAGACCGGCGAGATTTATGCGGAAGCCGGCGACGAGATCAATGAGGCGATGTTGAAGCTGCTGGAGGAGGCCGGCTATCAGGAGCTGCGCATCCTCGACATCGATCACATCACCACCGGCGCCTATATGCGCAACACGCTGAAGACAGACAAGGTGGAGAACTACGAGCAGGCGCTGCTCGAGATCTACCGTGTCATGCGCCCAGGCGAGCCGCCCACCCGTGAGACGGCGGAGGCGCTGTTCCACGGCCTGTTCTCCGATCCCGAGCGTTATGACCTCTCGGCCGTCGGCCGTGTGAAGCTCAACATGCGCCTTGATCTCAACAGCCCGGACACGCTGCGCACCCTGACCCGCGAGGATATTCTCGCGGTCGTCAAGATGCTGACCGACCTGCGCGACGGCAAGGGCGAGATCGATGACATCGACCATCTCGGCAATCGCCGCGTGCGCTCCGTCGGCGAGCTCATGGAGAACCAGTTCCGCGTCGGCCTGGTTCGCATGGAGCGGGCGATCCGCGAGCGCATGAGCTCGGTCGACATCGACACGGTGATGCCCCATGACCTGATCAATGCCAAGCCCGTGGCAGCGGCCGTGCGCGAGTTCTTCGGATCCTCGCAGCTGTCCCAGTTCATGGATCAGACGAACCCATTGTCGGAAGTCACGCACAAGCGCCGTCTTTCGGCTCTTGGGCCAGGCGGTCTGACCCGCGAGCGGGCGGGCTTCGAGGTGCGCGACGTGCACCCGACCCATTATGGCCGCATCTGTCCGATCGAGACGCCGGAAGGCCCGAATATCGGCCTGATCAACTCGCTGGCGACCTTTGCCCGGGTCAATAAATACGGCTTCATCGAGGCGCCCTACCGCAAGGTGAAGGGCGGCCGCGTGACCGACGAGGTGGTCTATCTCTCGGCGATCGAGGAGGCGAAGTACCACATCGGCCAGGCGAACGTGCTGCTCGACGACGAGGGGCGTTTCCTGGAGGAGCTGGTCACCGCCCGCATCGCCGGCGATGTGACCATGGTCTCACCCGACCGGCTCGACTATGTCGATGTGTCGCCCAAGCAGCTGGTCTCGGTTGCCGCAGCGCTCATTCCGTTCCTCGAGAATGACGACGCCAACCGCGCTCTGATGGGCTCGAACATGCAGCGCCAGGCTGTGCCCCTGATCAAGACCGATGCGCCGCTCGTCGGCACCGGCATGGAGGAGGTCGTCGCCCGCGATTCGGGCGCTGCCATTTCCGCCCGCCGCACCGGCATTGTCGATCAGGTCGACTCGCGCCGTATCGTGATCCGGGCCACCGAGGAGACCGATCCGTCCCGCTCCGGCGTGGACATCTACAACCTCGCGAAGTTCCAGCGCTCCAACCAGAACACCTGTATCAACCAGCGCCCGCTCGTCCGGGTGGGTGATCGGGTGAGGGCAGGCGACATCATCGCTGATGGGCCCTCGACCGATCTCGGCGATCTGGCGCTCGGCCGGAACGTGCTCGTCGCGTTCATGCCCTGGAACGGGTACAATTTCGAGGACTCGATCCTGATCTCGGAACGGGCCGTCCGCGACGACATTTTCACCTCTATCCACATCGAGGAATTTGAGGTGATGGCGCGTGACACCAAGCTCGGGCCGGAGGAAATCACCCGCGACATTCCCAATGTCGGTGAGGAGGCCCTCAAGAACCTGGATGAGGCCGGCATTGTCTATATTGGTGCCGAGGTGAAGCCGGGTGATATCCTGGTGGGCAAGATCACGCCCAAGGGCGAAAGCCCGATGACGCCGGAAGAGAAGCTCTTGCGGGCGATCTTCGGCGAGAAGGCGTCTGACGTCCGCGACACCAGCCTCCGTGTGCCGCCTGGCGTGCAGGGCACGATCGTCGAGGTTAGGGTCTTCAACCGCCATGGCGTCGATAAGGACGAGCGCGCGCTCGCCATCGAACGCGAGGAGATCGAGCGTCTCGCCAAGGACCGCGACGACGAGTTGGCGATCCTTGATCGCAACACCTATGGCCGCCTGGCGGACTTCCTCACCGGGAAGGAAGCAGCGGGCGGGCCGCGCGGGTTCAAGGTCGAGGGCAAGATCGACAATGCCAAGCTTGACGAGATGCCCCGCTCGAAATGGTGGGAGATCGCGCTGGTCGACGAGAAGTCGCTCTCCGAGCTCGAAGCTATGCGCCAGCAATATGAAGACTCCAAGAAGCGCCTTGAGCAGCGTTTCCTGGACAAGGTGGAGAAGCTGCAGCGTGGCGATGAGCTGCCGCCCGGCGTGATGAAGATGGTCAAGGTCTTCGTTGCGGTGAAGCGGAAGATCCAGCCTGGCGACAAGATGGCCGGCCGTCACGGCAATAAGGGTGTCATTTCCAGGATCGTTCCGATCGAGGATATGCCCTTTGCCGAAGACGGGACCCCGGTCGACATGGTGCTCAACCCGCTTGGCGTGCCGAGCCGTATGAATGTCGGACAGATCTTGGAGACCCATCTGGGCTGGGCCTGTGCCGGGCTTGGACGGCAGATCGCCGAGCTGTGCGACATGTATTACGAGAACCGGGACGTTGCGCCCCTGAAGAAGAAGCTTGAGAGCATCTATGGCAAAGGTGACGGCCTTGCCGAGCTGAAGGACGAGGAACTCGTCTCCTTGGCTGACAGCATGCGCGGCGGCGTTCCCATGGCGACCCCCGTCTTCGACGGCGCCAAGGAAGAGGACATCGTCCACATGCTCGAAGAGGCCGGCGTCTCAAGCTCGGGTCAGGTGACGCTCTATGACGGCCGCACCGGTGAGGCCTTCGACCGTAAGGTGACTGTTGGCTATATCTACATGCTGAAGCTGCATCACCTGGTCGATGACAAGATCCATGCCCGTTCGATCGGCCCATACAGCTTGGTGACCCAGCAGCCGCTGGGCGGCAAGGCGCAGTTCGGCGGTCAGCGCTTCGGAGAAATGGAGGTCTGGGCGCTCGAAGCTTACGGCGCTGCCTATACCTTGCAGGAGATGTTGACGGTGAAGTCGGACGACGTGGCCGGCCGCACCAAGGTCTACGAGGCGATCGTCCGTGGCGACGACACCTTCGAGGCCGGCATCCCCGAAAGCTTCAACGTGCTGGTCAAGGAGATGCGCTCGCTCGGCCTCAATGTCGAGCTGACGTCCTCGGATACCTGATCGTCCCGTCACGAAAATCGCCCGGGAATGGCGTTGTCTCTCCCGG from Rhodoligotrophos sp. CJ14 encodes:
- the rpoB gene encoding DNA-directed RNA polymerase subunit beta, which encodes MTQTFTGRRRVRKFFGRMQEVAEMPNLIEVQKESYRQFLQVDEPAGGREDTGLQAVFKSVFPISDFSGQAMLEFVRYEFEPPKYDVDECQQRGMTFAAPLKVTLRLIVFEIDDETGAKSVKDIKEQDVYMGDMPFMTDNGTFVVNGTERVIVSQMHRSPGVFFDHDRGKTHSSGKLLFAGRIIPYRGSWLDFEFDAKDIVYVRIDRRRKLPVTTLFYALGLDGEEILHYFYDTVTYTRTDEGWRTPFDPKRYRGVKPERDLINAATGEVAVEAGRKITPRLARKLAEEGLTELLVRNEDLYGAYVADELVNPETGEIYAEAGDEINEAMLKLLEEAGYQELRILDIDHITTGAYMRNTLKTDKVENYEQALLEIYRVMRPGEPPTRETAEALFHGLFSDPERYDLSAVGRVKLNMRLDLNSPDTLRTLTREDILAVVKMLTDLRDGKGEIDDIDHLGNRRVRSVGELMENQFRVGLVRMERAIRERMSSVDIDTVMPHDLINAKPVAAAVREFFGSSQLSQFMDQTNPLSEVTHKRRLSALGPGGLTRERAGFEVRDVHPTHYGRICPIETPEGPNIGLINSLATFARVNKYGFIEAPYRKVKGGRVTDEVVYLSAIEEAKYHIGQANVLLDDEGRFLEELVTARIAGDVTMVSPDRLDYVDVSPKQLVSVAAALIPFLENDDANRALMGSNMQRQAVPLIKTDAPLVGTGMEEVVARDSGAAISARRTGIVDQVDSRRIVIRATEETDPSRSGVDIYNLAKFQRSNQNTCINQRPLVRVGDRVRAGDIIADGPSTDLGDLALGRNVLVAFMPWNGYNFEDSILISERAVRDDIFTSIHIEEFEVMARDTKLGPEEITRDIPNVGEEALKNLDEAGIVYIGAEVKPGDILVGKITPKGESPMTPEEKLLRAIFGEKASDVRDTSLRVPPGVQGTIVEVRVFNRHGVDKDERALAIEREEIERLAKDRDDELAILDRNTYGRLADFLTGKEAAGGPRGFKVEGKIDNAKLDEMPRSKWWEIALVDEKSLSELEAMRQQYEDSKKRLEQRFLDKVEKLQRGDELPPGVMKMVKVFVAVKRKIQPGDKMAGRHGNKGVISRIVPIEDMPFAEDGTPVDMVLNPLGVPSRMNVGQILETHLGWACAGLGRQIAELCDMYYENRDVAPLKKKLESIYGKGDGLAELKDEELVSLADSMRGGVPMATPVFDGAKEEDIVHMLEEAGVSSSGQVTLYDGRTGEAFDRKVTVGYIYMLKLHHLVDDKIHARSIGPYSLVTQQPLGGKAQFGGQRFGEMEVWALEAYGAAYTLQEMLTVKSDDVAGRTKVYEAIVRGDDTFEAGIPESFNVLVKEMRSLGLNVELTSSDT